One window from the genome of Streptomyces sp. WZ-12 encodes:
- a CDS encoding carboxylate-amine ligase, translated as MTVGVEEEFLLIDPETRTLAPVAEAVIAKASPLLGDRVTPELTLYQVESRTEPHTSLADLAEQLHAMRLHLAQAATASGARLISSGAPVLLPAGPPPLSPGERYVRSAAQFAALDDEQVSCACHIHIGFDDRDQALHVSNHLRLWLPALITVAANSPFWGGRDTGYASWRTIAWNRWPVAGPPPYFASTSHYDDLVTTLISTGAILDHSGVYWDIRPSHHLPTLEIRVADAALTVNHTILLAALVRAAAGTALDAVRRREPVARPDPHLLRAAHWRAARDGLAGQTVNLSHRHHRLEPAQHHLRDFLTWLRTALHRHNDLRHLEALASHLQHHGTGAAHQRRAYQRRHRFTDVVDDLVTLTLAPPVSRQP; from the coding sequence ATGACCGTCGGGGTCGAGGAGGAATTCCTCCTGATCGACCCCGAAACGCGCACCCTGGCACCCGTCGCCGAAGCCGTCATCGCCAAGGCTTCACCACTCCTCGGCGACCGCGTCACCCCCGAACTGACGCTATATCAAGTCGAATCCCGCACCGAACCACACACCAGCCTGGCCGATCTCGCCGAGCAACTACACGCCATGCGCCTGCACTTGGCGCAGGCCGCCACCGCCAGCGGCGCACGCCTGATCTCCAGCGGCGCCCCCGTCCTCCTTCCCGCCGGGCCCCCGCCACTGTCACCCGGCGAACGGTACGTCCGCAGCGCCGCCCAGTTCGCCGCCCTCGACGACGAACAAGTCTCCTGCGCCTGCCACATCCACATCGGTTTCGACGACCGCGACCAGGCCCTGCACGTCAGCAACCACCTACGCCTCTGGCTGCCCGCACTCATCACCGTGGCCGCGAACTCCCCGTTCTGGGGCGGCCGCGACACCGGATACGCGAGCTGGCGCACGATCGCCTGGAACCGGTGGCCGGTCGCCGGCCCTCCGCCGTACTTCGCCTCCACCAGCCACTACGACGATCTGGTCACCACGTTGATCAGCACGGGCGCCATCTTGGACCACAGCGGCGTCTACTGGGACATCCGCCCCTCCCACCACCTGCCCACCCTGGAAATCCGGGTCGCCGACGCCGCACTGACCGTCAACCACACCATCCTGCTCGCCGCCCTCGTGCGCGCCGCGGCAGGGACGGCCCTGGACGCCGTGCGCCGTCGCGAGCCCGTGGCCCGGCCCGACCCGCACCTCCTGCGGGCCGCCCACTGGCGAGCGGCCCGCGACGGCCTCGCCGGCCAAACCGTCAACCTCAGCCACCGTCACCACCGCCTCGAACCCGCCCAGCACCATCTGCGGGACTTCCTGACGTGGCTGCGCACCGCCCTCCACCGTCACAACGACCTACGACACCTCGAAGCCCTCGCGTCCCACCTGCAACACCACGGCACGGGCGCAGCGCACCAACGCCGCGCCTACCAAAGACGCCACCGCTTCACCGACGTTGTCGACGACCTCGTGACCCTCACCCTCGCCCCACCCGTTTCCCGACAGCCCTAG